CTTTCTTTGTAAAATTTCATGACTTTGCAACTGTTGTTTCCCTGTAACACGATTAACTTGCGCTATCGAAAGCCCAGGAGGGAATCCACCActgcaacaaaataaaatctaaaaagagttctagagagagaaAGTCTGCCAATCTTTATGCAAATCAAACTGAGTTTTCACTTTTCTATTCATAGATTCAGATTCTGAGCATTCTGATTCTTATgcatacattattttaatttgttcaaCTAACTCACAACTTACTGACAGTAACAGCAATTACCAACTAACATTCTGACAGAAGACCTGACTTAGGACATTTTAGATTACAATTTACAATGAACAGAAACTAGTAAAGGCAAATGCACATAAAAAGAGGTACACATTATATACTCTACCAAAATGTCATTCAATTGAGATAAGAATGAAACAAATTAATTCATGtcagaacaaattcaaataccATAAGCTCCTTTTAGCAGAAAGTTAGTTACATACCTTTGAGAGACCCGCTGGTACAATATTGTATGAAGACAAAACTCAATAAACAGCTCCCTATCTTGAGggtttttcacttttttatacTTTGCTGCAACTTCCTCACAAATTTTACCAGAGTGGCATTCTCCAATTACCTAGAAAGAAGCAGAAATCCATTGGTAGTCCAAGAAATAACAGAGGATGACCCTTGCTATTCTATAAcatagtaaaaagaaaaataaaaagcaactaagatatataaataatgaaaatagagCAAGAaagtttcatttaaaaaaataatgctGGAAAGAAGCCCATGGATCCAAGAAATTCAAGTGCTCTTAATGGTAGTAATGGACCCCTTCTTCCCACTAAAAGATCCCTTTATTTGAATTCCCAAGTTTAGAATTTACATCTAATTTTCCTTATATATCCTTTCCAATTCCCTAGAAAGAAATATCCGCAAAACTGAAGCCTTTCATAGATAGAATAAGGAGAAAAGTGTCCCAATGCACTGATATAATGACACCAACTCAAATAATGTGTACCGATACTGAAAAATATCGATGAAAAACTCTTCCCCAACTgcaatgaaaaattataaccaTCACCGTTAAGATTTGGGAAAAGTCCAATAGTGCGTGTTGATACCTTAACAATGATTCTAAGAATAATTTCCTGATGTTGAAGTGGAAGTTTTGAGATGTTCATCAAGAGATCAGGAGCCAGATCTTCCTTTTCCTATTTGAAAAGCAGGGGGCATCAGATAGTCTCCACAATAAGCATTCAACAGcagaaaacaatatttaagaatcCCAAACCAATCAATTTGACTATTTATCCAGTAATGAAACATTATTTACTTCTGAAAATTCAACCAGGTTCAAAAAAGGAATCATCAGCATCAAAATTCACATTAAAGCcagaaaaataatatcaacaaaCAGGTACTTccgatataaaaaataagagacCTTTGCATTAACACGCTGAAATGCCATCTCTATGTACACAATGCAAAAATTCCTTATGATAGGGACAGCACTAGAACCCGAATACAACTTCCACAGGTCAGACAAAGGTAACCCAATTTGAGGCTGTAGCTTAACTCTCTTGTTCACGTGACTCAAAATCTCAAGCACCTGTCAGAAAAACAAGTCAACAATTGTGAAACATTTGCCAAATCGCTTCACAAACTTATATCAAAAATAGGACAAAATATACCGTCCAAAACCGGTATACATGTACACGAACTAAAGTGCTAAATGTGATCTCACTGTGCCAAAGCAAAAAGTACTCTTAGTAAACACCAACAGCTTCTTCTGCTGATTCGTACAGCAGAGAAGAGATATTTCATCTAGCCGATAAAGTTCGCACAGAAAAAACATACTATACTTCATAAATTTACATCAAAGAGATCAAAATAGACCGTACAAAACTGATGTTCATGTAGGCAAACTCCACGCTGTCCTTACAAGTGCGATTCACTCGTACTATGCCAAAGCAAAATCACTCTTAAAAAACAGCAGTGGTTTATGTCAGTTAACTCAACACTAGCAACAACTAAGAAGAAACATTTCAATATTCCTGTAGACGATAACGTTTGCAGAGTAAAAATACAATCAATTTCCGCGTTCGCGGTTTTATTTGGAAACGGAAGGTAAGCTACAAACGGTGGTGTACATGTACGCAAAATGTTCCTTATTCTTAAAAGTGCAATACAATCTCACCACCCTAAAGGAAAACTACTTTCACTGAACAGCAATAAGCTCCTATCCGTACACTCAGCAATTTCGACAACAGATAGATGTTTCGATTTTCAATTTACGCATTCATAGTTTGATTTAGAAATAGCGTAATTGAAATTTGGCGGTGGAGAACCTTTTTGCGAACAGCGGGGGATTGCGAAGAGAGGGAGGAGATGCAGAGAGGGAGAAGCTTCGCGAGCAACGGTTCAAGCTTGGAATCGTCGCACAGAGCCAAACGAGTCAGCATCCGATCCAGAATTTCCTCTACCTCCGCGTCGGACTTCGCCGGCAACGAAGACGATGATGATGGTTGCGCCATTTTTTCCCTCTTTCTTCGATTCGTTTCTTCACAAACAAACTCAAACTCTTCTTTGTGCCCAGCGCAAgttaataaatatgaattagGAAATGACGCTGCTTGCGCTCCACGACTGCTTTGACTCTTTGTTCGAGCTGGTCTCTCCTTAACcaattgcttcctgcacccaAATTTTCTCTACATGCACCGccaaatattttgaaatgacAACATTGTCCTTCCGAGTTTATCTGATTTTGGGGTTGCACCTGTCTTTCTATGGTTGAACTTTTTGGTGAGATGGTGGTGCTGGAGCACAGGTGCAATGCTGATTGATTATGttacatttatctttttttttaatgtctaGAAAAATTCTTGTTGAAAATGGTAGAAACTCTGTTCAAAAATTCTTTGGATCATGAATTTCGGAACTTCAAATTCAGAAGTTCATCAATAATCGTTCTGAAAGTTTGGAAACGTTCTTACAAAAGAATTATTCTGGAATTCGTGAGTGTTagtttgataaggcacaaaactTGTTTTCCCCGTGATAAGTTAACAAAAAATCATACGCTGGTCTGGGACCACGACTATTATAACAAGTTATGAAATGAAAAGGACACATTTTCTATAAAAATGTTGTGGATGGAGTTCATTATTGTGATAATTAACAATGGatgaaataatagaaagaaattGTATTGATACCTTTCACAATAAATGAcgtaaattatatatttttataattattgtcatacattaaaaatgttatatatatatatatatatatatatatatatatatatatattgtaggataaaatttgtatgcttattaatattattatttaacacaaccaaaaaaaaataataacattggTTTAAACCCTAACgtgtcattttttattaattttactgatTGAAGTGTTATAATGATAAATTATGATGTGCAATTCTCCAtccaaattagggttttaatgTAGAAGGGATTCTTGCGCCGCGAGGACATGGAGAAGGTTTTCTGGTGACGACTAGTTTTATCTTGATGGCGCATTACATAGTTGGGTTTTATAGTCTTTTCCTTTTTGTAGGTTGAAGAAGTTAATAGAGAACGCGATTTCTTATTAGTTTCGATTTACAGGTGATTCGTTGTTGCAGCGTGATGGAAAGGTCATGGTGACGCGATTAAACTCGCTATGAAGGAGGATTGTGCAAGGATTTCATACTAGGGTTTCGTTTTCTCTACTGGTTGGAGCGTGATTTAGGTTTTATTGGTGATTAACAACAATGTTGATGGTTTTGCGGTGAGGAGCTTGCAAACTCGCAAGGTTTCAATTTGCTCTGTGGCCACTGCTGTTGCGCGATTTGGGTGACGCAATTCCCACGATTTGGTTTTTGCAAGTTTGCGAAGAAGATGATTCAAGGTGAAAGAGGAACGAAGACACAAGACCATGGTGACACTTCTCTAGTTCACGTCTTGGTTTCAATTTGGGATTTTTTATGAGAGATGGTGCTCACCTAGTGATCACATCAACATGTTTTGACGTGGTTTCTTACCATTTAACATAAATGGATGGTTTCTTACCatttaatagaaattaattaattgttactaatttacaaaatttataatccaattgaaatcattttaaagATCGAATTAAAATTCTTCAACaaatatgaagaagaaaaacctaataacatttttattgtaattttttattacgaaaaagatattttaacatatatttcttttataacattttgaCATAACAGATATAATATGTcaaaatgtgaaaatatttgtaCTAACATATcattatcttcttttataaaaaacataatcaaaCATTCTGTATGAATTTAACCCTTGAAATTTTAATCTAGAAATATTATCAGAGATTAGCAATTTCATGTTTACTGggaatttatttttagtaaaataaccagaaatattattcaattcatttttattcttaagaGAACATTGTAATCCGTGAAAAAAACGTggaaagtaattttaaaattttgtacatagttttatattaattcatacattttattttaattatttaaaatatttacataaatgttaaaattcaactaaacacaaataatatattacggAAAATATAGTATCATCATACCTTAAAACAAGTCTCTTTGAGAGTGGAacataacaaatatttatttatcaaatatgatttaaaaagtGTACACATCTATCATCAAATTGTATAAGAAAACtccatatttttaataaacagatataaatatttactcAGAACATATTTTTTAGCAGCACTCAGAAACCAAACATAATAAAGGAtataattatatcattattttagtTTACAAATAATATATGGTATATCCTACCTAGCAATTCAATCTCTCACAATCCCACTATGTCactcatgaaagaaaaaaatagataaaaaataataacgaCATATacctataattaaaaaaataactataaaataaatatcgaCTCATCAAAGGAAAAAAAGTAGCATTCCTAAAAGGACAAGCTGAAGTTGTGCAGACAGTGAAACTGAGAAAGAAGTAGAGTTTTGTTTGTCACTAGCTTTGTCGTCATCACTTTCTTCTGTTTTGGGATGGTTGAAGTTGGAAGGGACAATGGTGTCTGGTGCTGAATCATCATCTCCAGCAACAGCATTAGCAGGAGATGGGGCATCTTCTGGGGCTTTCAGACTTTTGGGCAGCCCTTCTCCATAGGTCACATTTATTTGGAAATGTTGTCCACTCCTGCACTGATCACCGTCATAATCACCAGAAAAAAAGTACGTTTTGCCCTCCTTCATCAGAGGAATCGCCACCGTCACAGGATGTGTTTGGGTGTTGGATGGATCAGATGCTGACCACTGGGTTGTGTCTTTGTCTTGAGCATCATCGTAATCACATTCCTTGTATGTTGTAAAGTTGTATGTCTGAACCACAGAGTGGTTAGTGTCTGTGTTGAAAACTACAAGAACAACACCCACAAGTCAAAAGTGTTTAGCACTATTAGGTGAGACtataatatcataaatattcATACCAAACTGCCAACACCTACATGTTCAAAGAATTCAATAGGCTATGAATTGTCGGCAACTGTAAAAA
This window of the Vigna angularis cultivar LongXiaoDou No.4 chromosome 7, ASM1680809v1, whole genome shotgun sequence genome carries:
- the LOC108337423 gene encoding blue copper protein 1b, producing MKQGRGRTSFHLMSSILSSLLLFLSLLGSAHAYKNYTVGDSLGWFDNTENSNVNYQKWADTKKFTLGDFLIFNTDTNHSVVQTYNFTTYKECDYDDAQDKDTTQWSASDPSNTQTHPVTVAIPLMKEGKTYFFSGDYDGDQCRSGQHFQINVTYGEGLPKSLKAPEDAPSPANAVAGDDDSAPDTIVPSNFNHPKTEESDDDKASDKQNSTSFSVSLSAQLQLVLLGMLLFFL